In the genome of Hymenobacter cellulosivorans, one region contains:
- the nuoK gene encoding NADH-quinone oxidoreductase subunit NuoK: MEQTIPEVIRTVPLEYYVYFATALFAIGVTGVLTRRNAIIIFMCVELMLNAVNVLLTAFSAYRSDPNGQIFVFFIMAVAAAEVSVGLGIIVMIYRNFQNTDVNLLNRLKW, from the coding sequence ATGGAACAGACCATCCCGGAAGTCATTCGCACCGTCCCGCTTGAGTATTACGTGTACTTCGCCACGGCGCTATTTGCCATCGGCGTAACGGGGGTGCTAACCCGGCGCAATGCCATTATCATTTTTATGTGCGTGGAGCTGATGCTCAACGCCGTAAACGTGCTGCTGACGGCTTTCTCCGCCTACCGCTCCGACCCCAACGGACAAATCTTCGTGTTCTTCATCATGGCCGTCGCCGCCGCCGAAGTCTCGGTCGGGCTGGGCATCATCGTGATGATTTACCGCAACTTCCAGAACACCGAC
- a CDS encoding RNA polymerase sigma factor, protein MDALALNALPIGTMRGQDRQIQEAVQEQRGRLLAFIRRRVPDPDDAEDILQDVFGELVESYRMLKPVEKVASWLFRVARNRITDLYRKKKTASLEEEMLRYADDNEEGSLLLADVLPADDDAPENRLLRETLMEALAEALEELPKNQRDVFVWHELEGRSFKELVEETGVPLKTLISRKHYAVQHLRQRLQALYTNLFTD, encoded by the coding sequence ATGGACGCACTAGCACTAAACGCCTTGCCCATAGGCACGATGAGAGGACAGGACCGGCAGATTCAGGAGGCCGTGCAGGAACAGCGCGGTCGGCTGCTGGCCTTCATCCGCCGCCGCGTGCCCGACCCCGACGATGCCGAGGATATTCTGCAGGATGTCTTCGGCGAGCTGGTCGAAAGCTACCGGATGCTCAAACCTGTCGAAAAAGTGGCCTCCTGGCTGTTTCGCGTGGCCCGCAACCGTATCACCGACCTCTACCGTAAAAAGAAAACGGCGTCGCTGGAAGAGGAAATGCTTCGCTACGCCGACGACAACGAGGAAGGCTCCCTGCTGCTGGCCGACGTGCTGCCCGCCGACGACGATGCCCCCGAAAACCGTTTGCTCCGCGAAACCCTGATGGAGGCCTTGGCCGAAGCCCTGGAGGAGTTGCCCAAAAACCAGCGTGACGTCTTTGTGTGGCACGAGTTGGAAGGCCGCAGCTTCAAGGAGTTAGTCGAGGAAACTGGCGTCCCGCTCAAAACCCTGATTTCGCGCAAGCACTATGCCGTGCAGCACCTGCGGCAGCGCCTGCAGGCGCTTTACACCAACTTGTTCACTGATTAG
- a CDS encoding DUF1682 domain-containing protein: MNPKPWPLRVLKFVLLGILFVAAMGYVTMSLWNWLVPDLFHGPVINFWQTLGLLLLTRLLTGFKGGSGRPGFSRKWQQHKNDWKQKMESRMAGMTPEEQEKFRQKMRASCGPPAWMRRQPTETAFNAQAE, from the coding sequence ATGAATCCTAAACCCTGGCCGCTTCGCGTCCTCAAATTCGTTCTCCTGGGCATTTTGTTCGTGGCCGCTATGGGCTACGTGACGATGAGCCTCTGGAACTGGCTGGTACCCGACCTTTTCCACGGCCCGGTCATTAACTTCTGGCAAACGCTGGGCCTGTTGCTGCTCACCCGCCTGCTTACCGGTTTTAAGGGTGGCTCGGGCCGGCCCGGGTTCAGCCGCAAGTGGCAGCAGCACAAAAACGACTGGAAACAGAAGATGGAAAGCCGCATGGCCGGCATGACGCCGGAAGAGCAGGAGAAATTCCGGCAGAAAATGCGCGCCAGCTGCGGCCCGCCCGCCTGGATGCGCCGACAACCAACCGAAACGGCGTTTAATGCCCAAGCCGAGTAA
- a CDS encoding DUF1003 domain-containing protein, with amino-acid sequence MAQVVERNIEALLQRQQAEDKQRTWQDRTADAVTKFTGSMAFVLIHLVFFAGWILWNVGWLGLKPFDPSLVILAMEASVEAIFLSTFVLISQNRMAALADKRADLNLQVSLLSEHEITRLVVLVREIAQKMDIQEAQDPEIPELAQDVHPERVLDTIEQYQQKIEQEKKAD; translated from the coding sequence ATGGCCCAGGTAGTGGAGCGCAATATTGAAGCCCTGCTGCAACGGCAGCAAGCCGAGGATAAGCAACGAACCTGGCAAGACCGTACCGCCGACGCCGTAACCAAGTTTACAGGCAGCATGGCTTTTGTCCTTATTCACCTGGTGTTCTTTGCCGGCTGGATTCTCTGGAACGTGGGCTGGCTTGGCCTTAAGCCCTTCGACCCCTCGTTGGTGATTCTGGCCATGGAGGCTTCCGTAGAGGCCATTTTCCTGTCCACTTTCGTGCTCATCAGCCAGAACCGTATGGCCGCCCTGGCCGACAAGCGCGCCGACCTGAACCTGCAGGTGAGCCTGCTTAGTGAGCACGAAATAACCCGTTTGGTAGTCCTGGTACGGGAAATAGCCCAGAAGATGGACATTCAGGAAGCCCAAGACCCGGAAATTCCCGAGCTGGCCCAGGATGTGCATCCCGAGCGGGTCCTCGACACAATAGAACAGTACCAGCAGAAAATAGAGCAGGAAAAGAAGGCTGACTAG